GAAGTGTCTCCACAAGCCATCTGCAGTGCAGCCATGAACAGCCAGTGGCTGGTACTACACCCGTAAGGGATCCCACGTAAGCACAGGGTCTGGCCCAGGGATCAGATGCTCAGCAGTAGTCCCTGTTAAAGCCACGGCAGCACCGGTGTGAGCTCAGCCTCACTGGCCTTGGCAAACTCACACATCTGCGGCTGAGTTTGGACTTGTCACCTGTCTCACATTGCCACAGAGCCCTTCTCTTACCTCACTGACTGGTattgttttctccttgtttcCAGGTACTGGCGCCGAGCCCTGGGTATGCAGGTCAGATACGCCAACTACGATGATTATCAGTTTTGCTATTCCTATAGAGGGAGACCTGGATACCGGCCGTCCATCCTGATGTTACACGGGTTCTCAGCCCACAAAGACATGTGGCTGTCCATAGTCAAGGTGGGACTCCTTTTCCATCATGTTGCTGCTTTGGGAGGGTTGATAGTCCTGTGCTTGAGGGCAGTGTGAGGACCCAACAGTTACATGCATGGCATGTGACGATCACTGAAACATGCTTATCTCCATATTCGTTGTTTGTTGGATCCCTTTCACCCCCATGACATGCAGAGATGCGGGGGAAGAGCAGTATGTAGCTGCCTCCTCCACAGGAAGTGAGTCTTGCCCATGGTTTCTCATTGTGCCATCCCTGGTACGTGAGCTGATGTTATCTGCTGCACAAATAACCAGGGGCTGCTAGGAGGAGAGTGATTCCTCTACTCCCACCCATGGTCACCAGTTTCCATCCCTGGGCTTTGCAGTGCTTCCCCTGTGCTGTAACCACCCCTGGTTTGTTTCTGCAGTTCCTGCCAAAGAACCTGCACTTGGTGTGTGTTGACATGCCCGGGCACGAGGGCACAACTCGCTCAGACTTGGATGATTACTCCATTAGTGGGCAAGCAAAGAGAATACATCAGGTAAAGCCCCGATGCAGAGAGATGCGGGGATATAAGGGATATGGGGACGTAAGGGGTACTAAGCCTCATGAGCCCTGCCTCGTGCAGCCCCACACGCTCCCTTCCCAGGCAGCCAGAGACACTGGCCTCAAGCTTTTGAGTTGGATTTCTCTAATGACCCCACGCTGTTGCTTCCTCTCCCCTAACAACGCTTCTTCTGCTCCTCTGCCAGTTCGTGGAGTGCATCAGGCTGAACAGAAGGCCCTTTCATCTGGTTGGCACTTCCATGGGGGGGAACGTTGCCGGCGTCTATGCTGCTCAGTACCCAGAAGACATTTGCAGCCTGACCCTCATCTGTCCCGCAGGTGGGCAGTGCAGGGGAGGCGAGACGGAGAGGGcaagcagagcagtgctggagGCAAAACAGGCTTTTAGTGCAGAGTGTTTTGAAACACTTTGTATGTAGGGTCTGAAAATCTCTGGCAGAGTGCCCTTCCAGGGCATGGGAGGAAATCACAGCCTTGTCCTGGCTGCGATTCTCTGAGGCTTTGGAGTCTGCCCCGCTGTGCCATGGCTGAGCTGGGACTAGGGAAAATGGGACAAGTCCTGCTCTGGAGGAAAATGTGCTTCCCCTCGGGGTGGCTGCCACTTTACATGTCCTGTCCATAGCCTCTCTGTCTGGAGAGGGAAACCAGGCAGCAATAACAAAAGCCTCTCTAGTCTGGTTGCCTGCTAGCCCTGGCATGCCCAAGGGCTCTGGGAGACGGCAGGCTCACTCCTTCCACCTTGGGATACCTCAAGTGGGAAAAGGGCTTTGGGGCTGGGCACAGGTCAGCAGAGTATTCCCATGCTCATGCAGAACCCCTCACTCCTCCATCCCCACTGGCCCCTTGACTGAGGGGCTCAGGGGAGCTTGGGCATGATGTTCTTCACAGCAGGGGATCGGCAGGGAGCTTTCTCTGACAAGGAGAGCTTTGCTGCACCCTGGTTGTTATGGCAGCTGCTTTCTCCTCCCACGCAAGGAAAGCGGCTCCAGATAAGAAACAAGTAATGAAGCAAAGCACAAGGTTACCTAGCTACCAGGCTCTGGGGGCAGCAAGGGCccccctctgctctgggagGTGTGTTGGCTGACTCTCCAGGTGTTTCTGGATGTGAAACCTCcgtgggagctgcagagaggtttGGGATTAAGCTGCTGGGGGATTCTTCCTCATCATGCTGCACAAGGATGGGACTTCTGACCTCTTCTGCCTGATGCTTTGCAGGCTGGGCATGGGTATTAGGATTTGTATTTGCTGCCCACATGCAAATAAACGCTGTAGTTTCTGCCAAAGTAGGAATCCACCTTGTGCTGTGTCAGCTGTCAGGGCTCGGTGGCGTCACAGCCTGGCGCAGGAGCTATGCCAGGGTGCCTCTGGCTCCTTAGGAAGGTTGTTGGATGTACAGATTTTATTCTCCCCCTCAGTTTTAAGATGAGAGGATTTTAATGATTGAGCAAGGAAGGCCAGAGAGAGTGATGATGGAGGTCAGTACAGTGGTGCTCTGTCGCTGGGGCTGTTGAGATCTCCTTTTGACCTGTGCCCACCTTCTCATTTGACCCAGGCCTGCCAAGTACCACCGACAGCAAGTTCATTAAGCAGCTGCGGGAGCTGAAGGAGTCTGAACGCATCGACAGGATCCCTCTAATCCCCTCGACGCCCGAGGAGATGGCGGATATGCTGAAGCTTTGCTCCTACGTTCGCTTCAAGGTGCCACAGCAGGTGAGGAGCCCGGGCTGGCTGTGGTGGCTGGGAAAGGGGGGCTCAGAGAAGGGGAGGCAAATTTCTTTCCTCCTGACCTGAACGGTGGCAGCTGAGGCAGTGCCTGGAGTGGAGCTGGCAATGTCattccccccatcccccatgcagaacacccccagctctgctcccagcagctttccagcactTTCCTTTCAAACCCACTTTTGCCACTGCCCTCCATCAGTGCTCGCTGAAATTCCTCGTCCAGGGAGGTCTTTGTCAGCGGCCTTTTTAGTAAATATGACTGGCAGGAAGCATTCAGTAGCTAACTAAAGCAGCTGTTGTCAGGCCTGGAGGGGGATTGTTTACTGCTTTTTAAGTAAAAAGGAATGGAAATGTTAATTGTTTTGTTGTCAGGCGAGAGGAACTTGTGGAGGGGGCTGATGATTAAGCTGGTTTTCCTTAGGAAGTCTGGGATGAGTAGATTGgagactcagaaaaaaaatgtaaggtAGCTGCCAACaccttttttgggttttttttggcaaaaggagaaaagaaggaagaaaagcagagtcATGGCTGAGGTGGCCTGCTGGCTGTGCATGGCTGGCCTGGGGGAGAAATTTGGGTTTACATcataaaaggcaaaaatagTTGTCCTTGAAATACATGTTGAAATACGTGTTACTCAAGCGGGGTTGTGATGGCCAGACTTGCTTGGGAAGGAACTCAGGAAGAAGCTCTCCCCAGGGTCAGGCTGTTCAGGACAAGTTGCCccagcagctcttctctgctctccctgcagaTCCTCCAGGGCCTCGTCGATGTTCGCATCCCACACAATGATTTTTACCGGAAACGTAAGTGTATGGTGGCAGCCCCTTTCACCAGCCTTTCTGGCAGCCCAGGGTGTGGGGATAGGCTGTCCCTGGCCCTCACAGCCCTTGcatgccccccagccccagcatccCCTGTTGCCATGCTGAAGGTGGGAGGGGGCAACATCATTAAGAGAGTTGGGGATGCATCTTAGCTGCTGGTAATGATGCACCTCCCCACGGGCAATGGGGTCACTGTGTACCCCTCACCCTCCTACTGATACCCACAAGGAGATGGGCTTGGAGGAAGGTCTCTCCACAGTGGAGCCTCTGGCAGTGCAAGGACAACCCACTGGGGCCCTGCCCATCAGCTCTGAGAGGGGACACTGGCAAGGCTGGCCCACAAGGACCCTGGCGAGAAGGGAGGGCAAATCATCCACCTTGTAGGACTGACTCTCCTCTTGCCTTTACCAGTGTTTTTAGAAATTGTGGATGAAAAGTCCAGGCACTCTCTCCATGAGAACATGAACAAGATCAAAGCGCCAACACAGGTCATCTGGGGAAAGCAGGACCAGGTACACggccccctcagctcccccacagcactgcagctccgTCTCTGCTGCATCCACCCACGAGGGcatggcagggctgtgctgcctgctgctctgtggCCAGTTGGCATGCCTGTGGCCTCGTCCCTGGGGCGTTTGGACACAGGGGCTCAGGATGCTGGGCAGAAAGTGCACAGCCAGCATGAGGGCAGAgatggggctgaggagggcGAGGGGGCAGGTGGGGACAGGTGCCAGTGCCACAGCAGGCTGGCCTGGGAAGAGGAGTAAGTGCCAGCAAAGAGAGTTGTCCTGGCAACTGGGGAGAGATGCGCTGTTGGTGGGTAGTGGCAAGGCAAAGGCAGAGCTTCGTAGGGCTGGTTGCTGAGGGAGGAgtgggagggggaagaaggCAAGCTGCAGGCATGCAAAGGGCTCTAAATGCAAAGGTACAAGCATTTGCTTGCAATGAGCCAGCAGCTCCAAGAGTTCCCTCTTGCATGTGGAGACTGGCACCACACAGC
This window of the Colius striatus isolate bColStr4 chromosome 15, bColStr4.1.hap1, whole genome shotgun sequence genome carries:
- the ABHD6 gene encoding monoacylglycerol lipase ABHD6 produces the protein MDPDVLNMFVIASGTLAIPILAFVASFLLWPSALIRIYYWYWRRALGMQVRYANYDDYQFCYSYRGRPGYRPSILMLHGFSAHKDMWLSIVKFLPKNLHLVCVDMPGHEGTTRSDLDDYSISGQAKRIHQFVECIRLNRRPFHLVGTSMGGNVAGVYAAQYPEDICSLTLICPAGLPSTTDSKFIKQLRELKESERIDRIPLIPSTPEEMADMLKLCSYVRFKVPQQILQGLVDVRIPHNDFYRKLFLEIVDEKSRHSLHENMNKIKAPTQVIWGKQDQVLDVSGASVLASAIPECHVYILENCGHSVVVERPRKTANLILEFLALLHSMDSKKQA